One genomic window of Carassius gibelio isolate Cgi1373 ecotype wild population from Czech Republic chromosome A10, carGib1.2-hapl.c, whole genome shotgun sequence includes the following:
- the LOC128021081 gene encoding uncharacterized protein LOC128021081, protein MKLSLVDPCAMAEVRLCFGRGAYKLLKPRNLLLLDKDCKPVPTATYVADLIKSPQLCETRNDLVQSAETPAALESPKGTVSTLFTCSGDARSLKKPLNLNSGNVSTWTDCHGSKSKASAFHLSSWRSSCLRTYGKLPLLSSQTGTHFKRQLREAIYKKPLYAPPNVYVGQFMSLTRAYSGTQDKGSPLYKSKSAYYDILEVSPTATHVQIKTAYYKQSFIYHPDKNAGSEEAAFRFSQISEAYSILGNKALRRKYDRGILSQADLLGTSKPAGRERESPASGQQSRARHSPSVGVTQQNIFDFDTFIRSHYGEQLKREQEIRQRREELIRKKEEQVEDMELGRMKEIAVGMMLVMAVMILFSLKSSK, encoded by the coding sequence ATGAAGCTTTCTTTAGTTGATCCCTGCGCAATGGCGGAGGTCAGGCTGTGTTTCGGGAGAGGGGCTTACAAGCTTTTAAAACCGCGAAATCTCCTGCTTTTGGATAAAGACTGTAAACCGGTTCCAACGGCAACTTACGTCGCAGATTTAATAAAGTCGCCACAGCTCTGTGAGACTCGAAATGACCTTGTCCAATCAGCTGAAACACCGGCAGCTCTGGAGTCTCCAAAAGGGACTGTGAGCACACTCTTTACCTGCTCTGGAGATGCACGCAGCCTGAAAAAGCCGTTGAACCTCAATTCTGGAAATGTTAGTACGTGGACGGATTGCCATGGGTCGAAGTCGAAGGCATCTGCATTTCACTTGTCCTCCTGGAGGAGCTCGTGTTTGCGAACTTATGGAAAACTCCCTCTCCTGTCCAGTCAAACTGGCACTCACTTTAAGCGCCAGCTAAGGGAAGCCATCTATAAAAAGCCTCTTTATGCCCCTCCAAATGTATATGTAGGGCAGTTTATGTCTTTAACCAGAGCTTATAGTGGCACACAGGATAAAGGCAGTCCGTTATACAAATCAAAGTCTGCTTATTATGATATTTTGGAAGTTTCTCCGACCGCCACGCATGTACAAATCAAGACTGCTTACTATAAACAGTCCTTCATCTATCACCCGGACAAGAACGCAGGGAGCGAGGAGGCCGCGTTCAGGTTCTCGCAGATCAGCGAGGCGTACAGCATCCTGGGTAATAAAGCTCTGAGGAGGAAATACGATCGTGGGATCCTGAGTCAAGCTGACCTGCTGGGAACCAGCAAACCCGCcggcagagagcgagagagtccAGCATCAGGACAGCAGAGCAGAGCCCGACACTCCCCCTCTGTTGGAGTCACCCAGCAGAACATCTTCGACTTTGATACCTTCATTAGATCACACTATGGAGAACAGCTGAAGAGAGAGCAGGAGATCCGGCAGCGCAGAGAAGAGCTCATCAGGAAGAAGGAGGAGCAGGTTGAGGATATGGAACTGGGCAGGATGAAGGAGATCGCTGTGGGGATGATGCTGGTGATGGCGGTGATGATCTTATTTAGCCTCAAGTCTAGCAAGTGA